The following proteins are co-located in the Streptomyces bottropensis ATCC 25435 genome:
- a CDS encoding IS630 family transposase (programmed frameshift): protein MRYADGGGLTAGGRQRRETVRMQAAELFEQKSKPSEVAQRLRVSLKSAYQWRQLWRVGGREALASHDPSGSRCRLSPRCLEKLAGYLEQGPAEHGWVEDQVWTAARVATLIGRKFHVSYSVSGATRLMHRLGFSPQVPARRVAERDEQAVTAWKEATWAEVKESGRPGGGYICFEDEAGFTRRPPKGRTWGRRGVTPQVTVSGRRSGRLSVAGLIAMRPGSRTRLCHRLRTHPAGKGARRSMGERDFIALIDGIHQLVKAPIVLVWDRLNTHVSHAMRELIAEREWLTVFLLPAYSPDLNPVEWVWAYVKRSLANLAVVALDRLETLVRNRLKRLQYRPHTLDGFIAGTGLTLVDPASP from the exons GTGAGGTATGCGGATGGGGGTGGGCTGACTGCTGGGGGGCGGCAGCGCCGGGAAACAGTACGGATGCAGGCAGCCGAGCTGTTCGAGCAGAAGAGCAAGCCGTCGGAGGTCGCACAGCGCCTGCGGGTGAGCCTGAAGTCGGCCTACCAGTGGCGCCAACTGTGGCGGGTTGGCGGTCGTGAGGCTCTGGCCTCCCATGACCCGAGTGGATCGCGATGCCGGCTGTCCCCTCGCTGTCTGGAGAAGCTGGCCGGGTATCTCGAGCAGGGGCCGGCCGAGCATGGCTGGGTGGAGGACCAGGTGTGGACCGCGGCGAGGGTGGCCACGCTGATCGGCAGGAAGTTCCACGTCTCCTACAGCGTCTCGGGTGCCACCAGGTTGATGCACCGGCTCGGCTTCAGCCCGCAGGTCCCCGCGCGGCGGGTCGCCGAGCGCGACGAGCAGGCCGTGACCGCGTGGAAGGAGGCGACCTGGGCCGAGGTAAAAGAGTCCGGGCGGCCTG GCGGGGGCTACATCTGCTTCGAGGACGAGGCAGGGTTCACCCGCCGACCGCCCAAGGGACGCACCTGGGGCCGACGCGGAGTGACTCCGCAGGTGACGGTGAGCGGACGACGCTCGGGCCGACTGTCCGTGGCCGGACTGATCGCCATGCGGCCCGGCTCCCGCACCAGGCTGTGCCATCGCCTGCGTACCCACCCCGCTGGAAAAGGCGCACGCCGCAGCATGGGCGAGCGCGACTTCATCGCACTGATCGACGGCATCCACCAGCTCGTCAAGGCGCCGATCGTGCTGGTCTGGGACCGCCTGAACACCCATGTCTCCCACGCCATGCGTGAGTTGATCGCCGAGCGCGAATGGCTGACGGTATTCCTGCTCCCCGCCTACTCACCCGATCTCAACCCCGTGGAATGGGTATGGGCATACGTCAAACGCAGCCTGGCCAACCTCGCAGTGGTCGCCCTCGACCGGCTCGAAACGCTGGTCCGCAACCGGCTCAAGCGCCTCCAGTATCGGCCCCACACCCTCGACGGCTTCATAGCCGGTACCGGCCTGACCCTCGTCGATCCAGCGTCACCTTGA